One region of Triticum aestivum cultivar Chinese Spring chromosome 6B, IWGSC CS RefSeq v2.1, whole genome shotgun sequence genomic DNA includes:
- the LOC123137491 gene encoding E3 ubiquitin-protein ligase WAV3, with amino-acid sequence MEGMWRKAKRAMGIGFCAHLPAVAGDREDCTSERRASDAFSQDSAALAAAHASAPNTPAQAEAAGALLRRSKSGAKSSKKTCAICFDSMKPGHGQALFTAECSHMFHFHCISSSVKHGNYVCPVCRAKWKEIPFNRSLSSIVPRGRSGLNVNQARLPQQDAYMALLRQVPTRQREAPALHTSEPVEFNDDEPLQLMEAADNCDVRSSKTVEMKTYSEFSAIPQSSSQDDFAVLIHLKAPCANPEQITSRPVNATSVGYPTSRAPVDLVTLLDVSGSMAGTKLALLKRAMGFVIQHLGPSDRLSVIAFSSTARRLFHLRRMSHSGRQQALQAVNSLGAGGGTNIADALKKAAKVIEDRSYKNPVCSIILLSDGQDTYNISSNVRGTRPDYRSLVPSSILNQAVGIVPVHGFGFGADHDSDALHSIAEVSGGTFSFIEDEGVIQDAFAQCIGGLLSVVVQDMRLTVQCVHTGVQLRSIKSGSYLSKVAGDGRNGSIDVGHLYADEERDFLLSVSFPQSREQTILLKVAFSYRDPMTNECVKIQGDEVMILRPKSRSPEPVCMEVDRERNRVCAADSIEAARAAAETGVLSEAVAILEECRRVLLESFSSRNGDRLCMALDAELREMQERMASRQCYEASGRAYLLSGLSSHSWQRATTRGDSTDSSSLVYSYQTPSMVQMLQRSQNHCPSPQIPRPQIIVPTRSFMQKPQPR; translated from the exons ATGGaggggatgtggaggaaggccaaGAGGGCGATGGGCATTGGCTTCTGCGCGCACCTccccgccgtcgccggcgaccggGAGGACTGCACCAGCGAGCGCCGCGCGTCCGACGCCTTCTCCCAGGActcggcggcgctggcggcggcgcacGCGTCCGCGCCCAatacgccggcgcaggcggaggcaGCCGGCGCGCTGCTCCGGAGGTCCAAGTCGGGAGCCAAGTCCTCCAAG AAAACGTGCGCCATATGTTTTGATTCCATGAAGCCAGGTCATGGGCAAGCCCTCTTCACCGCTGAATGTTCTCACATGTTCCATTTTCACTGCATCTCCTCCAGTGTAAAACATGGAAATTATGTATGCCCAGTTTGCCGAGCAAAGTGGAAAGAGATACCCTTTAATCGCTCGCTATCTTCTATAGTTCCTCGTGGAAGAAGTGGGTTGAATGTGAACCAAGCTCGATTACCCCAACAAGATGCTTACATGGCTCTCCTCCGTCAAGTTCCAACCCGACAGCGAGAAGCACCCGCCTTGCATACTTCTGAGCCAGTAGAGTTCAATGATGATGAACCTTTGCAGCTGATGGAGGCTGCTGACAATTGTGATGTTAGGTCTAGTAAAACTGTGGAAATGAAGACATATTCAGAGTTCTCGGCCATTCCACAGTCATCATCTCAAGATGATTTCGCTGTTCTGATCCATCTGAAGGCCCCCTGTGCTAACCCAGAGCAGATCACAAGCAGACCGGTTAATGCAACCTCAGTTGGGTATCCGACATCTCGTGCTCCTGTTGATCTTGTTACCTTGCTTGATGTTAGCGGGAGTATGGCAGGAACGAAGTTGGCGCTGTTGAAGCGAGCAATGGGTTTTGTTATTCAACACCTTGGTCCATCCGATCGCCTTTCAGTCATTGCTTTCTCATCTACTGCCAGAAGGTTGTTCCATCTCCGACGCATGTCACACTCTGGCCGACAGCAGGCCCTGCAGGCTGTTAACTCACTTGGTGCTGGTGGTGGCACAAATATTGCTGATGCTTTGAAGAAAGCTGCTAAGGTTATTGAGGATCGCAGTTATAAGAATCCAGTATGCAGTATTATTCTGTTATCAGATGGTCAAGATACCTATAATATTTCCTCAAATGTTAGGGGAACCCGTCCTGATTATAGGTCCCTTGTTCCATCTTCCATTCTAAACCAAGCTGTAGGCATAGTACCTGTCCATGGGTTTGGTTTTGGAGCAGATCATGATTCAGATGCCTTGCACTCAATTGCCGAGGTCTCTGGTGGTACATTTTCCTTCATTGAGGACGAGGGTGTGATTCAGGATGCATTTGCTCAGTGCATTGGTGGTCTTCTTAGTGTTGTTGTTCAGGATATGCGCTTAACTGTGCAGTGTGTGCATACTGGTGTCCAGCTTCGCTCCATCAAATCTGGCAGCTACTTGAGTAAGGTGGCTGGAGATGGGCGAAATGGTTCAATTGATGTTGGGCATCTTTATGCTGACGAGGAGAGGGACTTTTTGCTATCTGTGAGCTTCCCGCAATCCCGTGAACAGACCATACTCTTGAAGGTTGCCTTTTCCTACAGAGATCCGATGACAAACGAGTGTGTCAAGATCCAAGGCGACGAGGTGATGATCCTGAGGCCAAAATCACGGTCACCTGAACCTGTTTGCATGGAGGTTGATCGTGAGAGGAACCGAGTCTGTGCCGCGGATTCTATCGAGGCTGCAAGGGCTGCTGCTGAGACAGGTGTTCTTTCTGAAGCAGTGGCTATTCTCGAGGAGTGCCGAAGGGTGTTGTTGGAGTCCTTCTCAAGCCGGAATGGGGACCGTCTATGCATGGCCCTTGATGCAGAGCTGAGGGAGATGCAGGAAAGGATGGCTAGCCGGCAATGCTATGAGGCTTCAGGGAGGGCGTATCTGCTGTCGGGGCTCAGCTCGCATTCTTGGCAGAGAGCCACGACACGCGGTGACTCCACGGACAGCAGTTCACTTGTTTACTCGTATCAAACACCATCCATGGTTCAGATGCTGCAGCGCTCGCAGAACCACTGCCCTTCGCCTCAGATCCCAAGGCCACAGATCATCGTACCGACAAGGTCATTCATGCAGAAACCTCAGCCAAGGTAG